From a single Candidatus Brevundimonas phytovorans genomic region:
- the holA gene encoding DNA polymerase III subunit delta: MILAKRPEVDRFLKSPDAHIRAAVIHGKDRSGVTERALTLYKAITPDLNDPFNVTFLTEADIDGDAVKLEEALTALSMIGGRRLVRIRLSDGKASVDKAIAAALTVHADGGYNPDAMLVIEAGALGRESALRKAAEKSPGAVGIACYEDEVGDVARMTREALGADKVGLTSDALDRFVARLPRERGLMRQEIERLVLYIGPGSGRTIDVPELEEHLGVEPDASLSDAALQAFGGRPGPAQSGLRRALAEGESAVMAVRMAAIHLGKLRRINVLQASGAGAKEAAKSAGVFWKQEAEMLRQARAWRLETLDEVQDNVNTADIATKTTGMPEALIAERLLLEISARAKRMGL, encoded by the coding sequence GTGATCCTGGCCAAACGGCCCGAGGTCGACCGCTTCCTGAAGTCGCCCGACGCCCACATCCGCGCCGCCGTCATCCACGGCAAGGACCGCTCAGGCGTCACCGAGCGGGCCCTGACCCTCTACAAGGCCATCACGCCCGACCTAAACGATCCGTTCAACGTCACCTTCCTGACCGAGGCCGATATCGACGGCGATGCGGTCAAGCTGGAGGAGGCGCTGACGGCCCTGAGCATGATCGGCGGGCGCCGTCTGGTGCGCATCCGCCTGTCGGACGGCAAGGCCAGCGTCGACAAGGCCATCGCCGCCGCCCTGACCGTGCACGCCGACGGCGGCTACAATCCCGACGCCATGCTGGTCATCGAGGCCGGGGCGCTCGGCCGCGAATCCGCCCTGCGGAAGGCCGCCGAGAAGTCGCCCGGCGCCGTCGGTATCGCCTGCTACGAGGACGAGGTCGGCGACGTGGCCCGCATGACGCGCGAGGCCCTGGGGGCCGACAAGGTGGGCCTGACTTCGGACGCCCTGGACCGCTTCGTCGCCCGCCTGCCTCGCGAGCGCGGTCTGATGCGTCAGGAAATCGAACGTCTGGTCCTCTACATCGGGCCTGGCTCCGGCCGCACCATCGACGTGCCGGAACTGGAAGAACATCTGGGCGTAGAGCCCGACGCCTCCCTGTCCGACGCCGCCCTGCAAGCCTTCGGCGGACGCCCCGGCCCGGCCCAATCCGGCCTGCGCCGCGCCCTGGCCGAGGGCGAAAGCGCCGTCATGGCCGTGCGCATGGCCGCCATACACCTCGGCAAACTGCGCCGGATCAACGTCCTGCAAGCCTCCGGCGCGGGCGCCAAGGAGGCGGCCAAGTCCGCCGGCGTCTTCTGGAAGCAGGAGGCCGAGATGCTGCGTCAGGCCCGCGCCTGGCGTCTGGAGACGCTCGACGAGGTGCAGGACAACGTCAACACCGCCGACATCGCCACCAAGACCACGGGCATGCCCGAAGCCCTGATCGCCGAACGCCTGCTGCTGGAAATCTCCGCCCGCGCCAAGCGCATGGGACTTTGA
- the lptE gene encoding LPS assembly lipoprotein LptE, translating into MRRALALIAVAGAALLSGCGFTPLYGDTGVGAGLSRIAVTTPDNRLGYRLREQLEDAFGRDGSAQPLYRLATEVTQERRPLGRRIDDTASRYELTVKADWTLTPASGGVPIKGSQTTTTTYAAADQPYAAITAQQDGEDRAAADLARLIRLDMMRALAGQ; encoded by the coding sequence ATGCGTCGCGCCCTCGCCCTGATCGCCGTGGCGGGCGCGGCCCTGCTGTCCGGCTGCGGCTTCACGCCCCTCTATGGTGACACAGGCGTGGGCGCAGGCCTGTCGCGCATCGCCGTGACCACGCCCGACAACCGCCTCGGCTACCGACTGCGCGAGCAGCTGGAGGACGCCTTCGGCCGCGATGGTTCGGCCCAGCCCCTCTATCGGCTGGCGACGGAAGTGACGCAGGAACGTCGGCCCCTGGGTCGTCGCATCGACGACACGGCCAGCCGCTATGAGCTGACGGTCAAGGCCGACTGGACCCTGACCCCGGCCAGCGGCGGCGTCCCGATCAAGGGCTCGCAGACCACGACCACCACCTATGCCGCCGCCGACCAGCCCTATGCCGCCATCACCGCCCAGCAGGACGGCGAGGACCGGGCCGCCGCCGATCTGGCGCGCCTGATCCGGCTGGACATGATGCGCGCCCTGGCGGGCCAGTGA
- the leuS gene encoding leucine--tRNA ligase, with protein MATRYESKTAEPRQQARWAAADAFSVSNEDTGRPKYYVLEMFPYPSGNIHMGHARNYVMGDVVARHKRAQGYDVLHPMGWDAFGMPAENAAMERGVHPGDWTWSNIATMRDQLKLLGLSLDWSREFATCDPAYYGKQQAWFLELYKRGLVYRKDGVVNWDPVDNTVLANEQVIDGRGWRSGALVEKRKLNQWFLRITQYADDLIDGLSELEGRWPDKVRLMQENWIGRSRGLQMKWAFAPDAAPTGHEAVEVYTTRPDTLFGASFVGLAPDHPISKQLAEADPRVAAFVAECRKGGASQAEIEQAEKIGWDTGLKVVHPFTGAEVPVWIANFILSEYGTGAIFACPAHDQRDLDFARKYNLPVIPVVRPEGAGDDFAVANEAYTGPGSIFHSDFLNGLDIDAAKAEAIARIEAAAAGEAKTIYRLRDWGVSRQRYWGCPIPIIHCEACGPVAVPADQLPVELPKDVTFDVPGNPLDRHPTWKHVACPTCGGAARRETDTLDTFVDSSWYFARFADPKADAPINKAAASKWLPVDQYIGGVEHAVLHLLYARFITRALSDAGLMDVKEPFAGLFTQGMVVHETYYEGHEASGKPRWVEPSDVRIETVDGQRVATRLSNGAALTIGDIEKMSKSKKNVVAPQDIIEAYGVDAGRLFVLSDSPPERDVQWSAGGVEGASRFVQRVWTEFDSLDPSAPANADVDASLIRETHKTIKAVSEGVEGFRFNSAIAKLYAFLATLRQHDKAGFEARRTALSTMARLIAPFTPHLAEEAWARLGEAGMVLDAPWPVFDAALAADDEVTLPVQIGGKRRGEVVLPRGSDNATVEAAALANPTVQAYLAANNLSVRKVIVVPDRIVNLVAG; from the coding sequence GTGGCCACTCGTTACGAGTCCAAGACCGCCGAACCCCGCCAGCAAGCCCGCTGGGCGGCTGCTGACGCCTTCTCCGTGTCGAACGAGGACACCGGGCGGCCCAAATACTACGTCCTCGAGATGTTCCCCTATCCGTCGGGCAACATCCACATGGGTCACGCCCGCAACTATGTGATGGGCGACGTGGTCGCGCGTCACAAGCGGGCGCAAGGGTACGACGTCCTGCATCCGATGGGCTGGGACGCCTTCGGCATGCCGGCCGAGAACGCGGCCATGGAGCGCGGCGTCCACCCCGGCGACTGGACCTGGTCCAACATCGCCACCATGCGCGACCAGCTGAAGCTGCTGGGCCTGTCGCTGGACTGGAGCCGCGAGTTCGCCACCTGCGACCCGGCCTACTACGGCAAGCAGCAGGCCTGGTTCCTGGAGCTGTACAAACGCGGTCTGGTCTATCGCAAGGACGGCGTGGTCAACTGGGACCCGGTCGACAATACGGTCCTGGCCAACGAGCAGGTCATCGACGGGCGCGGCTGGCGCTCGGGCGCCCTGGTCGAAAAGCGCAAGCTGAACCAGTGGTTCCTGCGCATTACTCAGTATGCGGACGATCTGATCGACGGCCTGTCCGAACTGGAAGGCCGCTGGCCCGACAAGGTCCGCCTGATGCAGGAAAACTGGATCGGCCGCTCCAGGGGTCTGCAGATGAAGTGGGCCTTTGCGCCCGACGCCGCGCCGACCGGGCATGAGGCCGTCGAGGTCTACACGACCCGACCCGACACCCTGTTCGGCGCCAGCTTCGTCGGCCTGGCCCCCGATCACCCCATCTCGAAGCAATTGGCCGAGGCCGACCCGCGCGTCGCCGCCTTCGTCGCCGAATGCCGCAAGGGCGGGGCCTCTCAGGCCGAGATCGAACAGGCCGAAAAGATCGGCTGGGACACGGGTCTGAAGGTGGTCCACCCCTTCACCGGGGCCGAGGTTCCGGTCTGGATCGCCAACTTCATCCTGTCGGAATACGGCACGGGCGCCATCTTCGCCTGCCCGGCCCACGACCAGCGCGACCTCGACTTCGCCCGCAAATACAACCTGCCGGTGATCCCGGTCGTCCGTCCCGAAGGCGCCGGCGACGACTTCGCCGTGGCCAATGAGGCCTACACCGGCCCCGGCTCGATCTTCCATTCCGACTTCCTGAACGGCCTGGACATCGACGCCGCCAAGGCCGAGGCCATCGCCCGCATCGAGGCGGCGGCGGCTGGCGAGGCGAAGACCATCTATCGCCTGCGCGACTGGGGCGTCAGCCGCCAGCGCTACTGGGGTTGCCCCATCCCCATCATCCACTGCGAGGCCTGCGGCCCGGTGGCGGTCCCGGCGGATCAACTGCCGGTCGAGCTGCCCAAGGACGTGACCTTCGACGTGCCTGGCAACCCGCTGGACCGTCACCCGACCTGGAAGCACGTCGCCTGCCCCACCTGCGGCGGCGCGGCCCGTCGCGAGACCGACACGCTCGACACCTTCGTCGATTCCAGCTGGTATTTCGCCCGCTTCGCCGACCCCAAGGCCGATGCGCCGATCAACAAGGCCGCCGCGTCCAAGTGGCTGCCGGTCGATCAATATATCGGCGGCGTCGAACACGCGGTCCTGCACCTGCTCTACGCCCGCTTCATCACCCGCGCCCTGTCGGACGCCGGCCTGATGGACGTGAAGGAGCCCTTCGCCGGCCTGTTCACCCAGGGCATGGTGGTCCACGAGACCTATTACGAAGGCCATGAAGCCAGCGGCAAGCCGCGCTGGGTCGAGCCTTCGGATGTCCGCATCGAGACGGTGGACGGCCAGCGCGTCGCCACCCGTCTGTCCAATGGCGCCGCCCTGACGATCGGCGACATCGAGAAGATGTCCAAGTCCAAGAAGAACGTCGTCGCCCCCCAGGACATCATCGAGGCCTACGGCGTCGACGCTGGCCGCCTGTTCGTTCTGTCGGACAGCCCGCCCGAACGCGACGTGCAGTGGTCGGCGGGCGGCGTCGAGGGCGCCAGCCGCTTCGTCCAGCGCGTCTGGACCGAGTTCGACAGCCTGGATCCGTCAGCGCCCGCCAACGCCGACGTGGACGCCAGCCTGATCCGCGAGACGCACAAGACCATCAAGGCCGTCAGCGAGGGCGTCGAAGGCTTCCGCTTCAACTCGGCCATCGCCAAGCTCTACGCCTTCCTGGCCACCCTGCGTCAGCACGACAAGGCCGGCTTTGAGGCGAGGAGAACCGCCCTGTCGACCATGGCCCGCCTGATCGCCCCCTTCACCCCCCACCTGGCCGAAGAAGCCTGGGCGCGGTTGGGTGAGGCCGGCATGGTTCTGGACGCGCCCTGGCCCGTGTTTGACGCGGCCCTGGCCGCTGACGACGAAGTCACCCTGCCCGTCCAGATCGGCGGCAAGCGTCGGGGCGAGGTCGTCCTGCCGCGCGGGTCGGACAATGCGACAGTCGAGGCCGCCGCTCTCGCCAACCCGACGGTTCAGGCCTACCTTGCCGCCAACAACCTCAGCGTCCGCAAGGTGATCGTGGTGCCCGACCGTATCGTCAATCTGGTGGCCGGCTGA
- the rsmG gene encoding 16S rRNA (guanine(527)-N(7))-methyltransferase RsmG, protein MSLDPVAAFRAHTGASEAQINDLTAFLAMLTEANEVMNLVGPDSIPDFWNRHAWDSAQLLTQAPEALTWADLGAGAGFPGVVLAILLKDRPDAHVWLIDSLGKRCRFLEQVVEALDLPATVVNGRAEEQDVEVDIVTARAVAPMEKLLAYAQPYFQHGAQGLFLKGEKAEAELKEAAKVWQFKSDLSVSRSDPRGRIVHIRSLRRVR, encoded by the coding sequence GTGAGCCTGGATCCCGTCGCCGCCTTCCGCGCCCACACCGGCGCCAGTGAAGCCCAGATCAATGATCTGACCGCCTTCCTCGCCATGCTGACCGAGGCCAATGAGGTGATGAACCTTGTCGGCCCGGACTCCATTCCCGACTTCTGGAACCGTCACGCCTGGGATAGCGCCCAGCTTCTGACCCAGGCGCCCGAGGCTCTGACCTGGGCCGATCTGGGTGCCGGGGCCGGATTTCCCGGCGTGGTTCTCGCCATCCTGCTGAAGGATCGCCCCGACGCCCATGTCTGGCTGATCGACAGCCTGGGCAAACGTTGCCGCTTCCTGGAACAGGTGGTCGAGGCGTTGGATCTGCCAGCTACGGTCGTCAACGGCCGGGCCGAGGAGCAGGACGTCGAGGTCGACATCGTCACCGCTCGCGCCGTGGCTCCGATGGAGAAACTTCTGGCTTATGCACAACCTTACTTCCAGCACGGTGCACAAGGCCTGTTCCTGAAGGGCGAGAAGGCCGAAGCTGAGTTGAAAGAGGCGGCCAAGGTCTGGCAGTTTAAGAGTGACCTCTCCGTCTCGCGCAGCGACCCGCGCGGCCGCATCGTCCACATCCGGAGTCTTCGCCGTGTCCGCTGA
- a CDS encoding ParA family protein yields the protein MSADREKQTRVLAVSNQKGGVGKTTTAINLGTALAAIGEKVLIVDMDPQGNASTGLGVPRETRRATIYDVIVDGRPIDQSAVETAVPGLFIVPADADMSGVEIELSQADRRSYRLRDALAAQGGNGHTRYDYVLIDCPPSLNLLTLNAMAAADAVLVPLQCEFFALEGLTQLMRTIDMVKQSLNPALEIQGLVLTMYDRRNALSGQVAADVRAHFGDKVYDSVIPRNVRVSEAPSFGKPVLIYDLKCTGSQAYLKLARELVARERQRRQALAA from the coding sequence GTGTCCGCTGATCGCGAGAAACAGACCCGAGTCCTGGCTGTCTCCAACCAGAAGGGCGGGGTGGGCAAGACCACGACCGCCATCAACCTCGGCACCGCCCTGGCCGCCATCGGCGAAAAGGTGCTGATCGTCGACATGGACCCGCAGGGCAATGCCTCGACGGGTCTGGGTGTTCCACGTGAAACACGCCGAGCGACGATCTATGACGTCATCGTCGATGGCCGCCCGATCGACCAGTCGGCGGTTGAAACCGCTGTCCCGGGCCTCTTTATCGTGCCGGCCGACGCCGACATGTCGGGCGTTGAGATCGAACTGAGCCAGGCGGACCGTCGCTCCTATCGTCTGCGCGACGCCCTCGCGGCGCAGGGCGGCAACGGCCATACGCGGTATGACTATGTCCTGATCGATTGCCCGCCGTCGCTGAACCTGCTGACGCTGAACGCCATGGCCGCCGCCGATGCCGTTCTGGTGCCGCTTCAGTGCGAGTTCTTTGCGCTGGAGGGCCTGACCCAGCTGATGCGGACCATCGACATGGTCAAGCAGAGCCTCAATCCGGCGCTGGAGATCCAGGGCCTGGTCCTGACCATGTACGACCGCCGCAACGCCCTGTCGGGCCAGGTGGCGGCTGACGTGCGCGCCCACTTTGGCGACAAGGTCTATGACAGCGTCATTCCCCGCAACGTGCGGGTGTCGGAGGCGCCGTCCTTCGGCAAGCCGGTGCTGATCTATGATCTGAAATGCACCGGCAGCCAGGCTTATCTGAAGCTGGCGCGCGAGCTTGTGGCCCGCGAACGCCAGCGTCGTCAGGCGCTCGCCGCCTGA
- a CDS encoding ParB/RepB/Spo0J family partition protein, which produces MSERQRGLGRGLSALLGENVAESAPVDGGAQPTGVRAVPIESLKPNPDQPRKQFAAEHLEELTASIRDKGVLQPILVRAQPGEDGMWQIIAGERRWRAAQAARLKFVPIIERPMDDVEVMEVAIIENVQRADLNPVEEAMAYGSLISRFGRTQDALAGVVGKSRSHVANTLRLLQLPDSVLTHVMENRLSAGHARALITAPNPEALAEQVLSKGLNVRQTEALARRAADGPKASKAKPALSGEGAADVAALEQDLADALGLKVLLTDKGGKGELTIKYATLEQLDDLCRRLMRG; this is translated from the coding sequence TTGTCCGAACGTCAACGTGGTCTGGGTCGCGGCCTGTCGGCCCTTCTGGGAGAGAACGTCGCCGAGAGCGCGCCGGTGGACGGCGGGGCTCAGCCGACGGGCGTGCGCGCCGTGCCGATCGAGAGCCTGAAGCCCAACCCCGATCAGCCACGCAAACAGTTCGCCGCCGAGCATCTGGAAGAACTGACCGCCTCGATCCGCGACAAGGGCGTGCTGCAGCCCATCCTGGTGCGGGCCCAGCCCGGTGAGGACGGCATGTGGCAGATCATCGCCGGCGAGCGCCGCTGGCGCGCCGCCCAGGCCGCCAGGCTGAAATTCGTGCCTATCATCGAACGCCCCATGGACGACGTGGAGGTGATGGAGGTCGCCATCATCGAAAACGTCCAGCGCGCCGATCTGAACCCGGTCGAAGAGGCCATGGCCTATGGCTCGCTGATCTCGCGTTTCGGCCGCACCCAGGACGCCCTGGCTGGCGTGGTCGGCAAGAGCCGCAGCCATGTCGCCAATACCCTGCGCCTGCTGCAACTGCCCGACAGCGTCCTGACCCATGTCATGGAAAACCGGCTCTCGGCCGGTCATGCCCGCGCCCTGATCACGGCCCCCAACCCTGAGGCCCTGGCTGAACAGGTCCTCTCCAAGGGCCTGAACGTGCGTCAGACCGAGGCCCTGGCTCGTCGCGCCGCGGATGGTCCCAAGGCCTCCAAGGCCAAGCCGGCCTTGAGCGGGGAGGGCGCCGCCGACGTCGCCGCTCTGGAGCAGGATCTGGCCGATGCGCTCGGCCTCAAGGTCCTGCTGACCGACAAGGGCGGCAAGGGCGAACTGACCATCAAATACGCCACCCTGGAACAACTCGACGACCTGTGTCGCCGCCTGATGCGCGGCTAA
- a CDS encoding DUF3576 domain-containing protein, protein MAFVRGAAVALIASGLLLGGCSSLPFVGAKDKAPKADAQLGIGVNAYLWRATLDTLAFMPLASADPWGGVVNYDWYVNPQAPNERFKATVFILDRRLRADALNVSVTKEVKDAAGAWTAAPVAAQTETDLENAILTRARQLNLANAAR, encoded by the coding sequence ATGGCATTTGTTCGCGGCGCTGCGGTCGCCCTGATCGCGTCGGGACTGCTGCTGGGCGGTTGCTCCAGCCTGCCTTTCGTCGGCGCCAAGGATAAGGCTCCCAAGGCCGACGCCCAGTTGGGCATTGGCGTGAACGCCTACCTGTGGCGCGCCACGCTGGACACCCTGGCCTTCATGCCCCTGGCCAGCGCCGACCCCTGGGGCGGCGTCGTCAACTATGACTGGTACGTCAACCCGCAAGCGCCGAACGAGCGCTTCAAGGCCACCGTCTTCATCCTGGATCGCCGCCTGCGCGCCGACGCCCTGAACGTGTCCGTGACCAAGGAAGTCAAGGACGCCGCCGGCGCCTGGACCGCCGCCCCGGTTGCAGCCCAGACGGAAACCGATCTGGAAAACGCCATCCTGACCCGCGCGCGTCAGCTTAATCTCGCCAACGCGGCTCGCTAA